One genomic region from Pempheris klunzingeri isolate RE-2024b chromosome 4, fPemKlu1.hap1, whole genome shotgun sequence encodes:
- the bace1 gene encoding beta-secretase 1 — translation MDASTLLPRWLSGVFIWTTLCLLSSGQSAQDASGLPLAIRVPLRQGARAEQPLPPAAAAVKRERERGSTGKYAGRRRRGAAAAAAAGGVSFVDMIDNLRGKSGQGYYVEMAVGSPPQKLNILVDTGSSNFAVGAAAHPFLRRYYHRSLSSSYCDQGRSVYVPYTQGRWEGELGTDLVSVPHGPNATLRANIAAITQSDRFFINGSNWEGILGLAYADIARPDETLEPFFDSLVRQTPVPNLFSLQLCGAGFTQNYSLGSATVGGSMIIGGVDSSLYVGELWYTPIRREWYYEVIIVRIEVNGQDLNMDCKEYNYDKSIVDSGTTNLRLPRKVFQAAVKAIEAASSTEKFPSGFWLGEQLVCWQAGTTPWPIFPVISLYLMSENQNQSFRISILPQQYLRPVEEVASAQEDCYKFAVSQSSTGTVMGAVIMEGFYVVFDREKKRIGFAVSTCHVHDEFRTASVEGPFHGVDLEDCGYNIPQTDESTLMTIAYIMAGICALFMLPLCLMVCQWRFTRCLHPHGDFADDISLLK, via the exons ATGGATGCGTCGACGTTACTGCCGCGCTGGCTGTCAGGTGTGTTCATTTGGACGACGCTGTGCCTGCTAAGCAGTGGTCAGTCCGCTCAGGACGCCTCGGGCCTGCCTCTAGCCATCCGCGTGCCACTGCGGCAAGGCGCTCGCGCTGAGCAGCCGCTGCCACCTGCTGCCGCCGCCGTGAAGCGCGAGCGCGAGCGCGGCAGCACGGGGAAGTATGCGGGGCGCAGGCGGAGAGGagcggcagcggcagcggcagcggGCGGCGTCAGTTTTGTAGACATGATTGATAATCTGCGTGGGAAGTCCGGGCAGGGATACTACGTGGAGATGGCCGTTGGCTCTCCTCCGCAGAAG ttGAACATCCTGGTGGATACAGGAAGCAGTAACTTTGCTGTCGGGGCAGCTGCTCATCCCTTCCTGCGCAGATACTACCATCGTTCACT CTCCAGCTCATACTGTGACCAGGGTAGGAGTGTGTATGTTCCCTACACACAGGGTCGCTGGGAGGGGGAACTGGGCACTGATCTGGTCTCCGTCCCACATGGCCCTAACGCCACACTGCGTGCCAACATCGCAGCAATCACCCAGTCGGATCGCTTTTTCATCAATGGATCCAACTGGGAGGGAATCCTGGGACTGGCCTACGCTGATATAGCCCGG CCTGATGAGACACTGGAGCCTTTCTTTGACTCTCTGGTTCGTCAGACTCCTGTCCCCAACCTGTTCTCTCTCCAGCTATGTGGAGCCGGCTTCACTCAGAATTACTCCCTGGGCAGCGCTACTGTTGGCGGTAGCATG ATTATTGGAGGAGTAGACTCGTCACTCTACGTGGGGGAGCTTTGGTACACGCCCATCCGCAGAGAGTGGTACTATGAGGTCATTATTGTACGTATCGAGGTGAATGGACAGGACCTCAACATGGACTGTAAAGAG TACAACTATGATAAAAGCATTGTGGACAGTGGCACCACCAACCTTCGACTGCCTAGAAAAGTCTTCCAGGCTGCAGTCAAGGCTATTGAAGCAGCCTCTTCG acagaaaagTTTCCCTCTGGGTTCTGGCTGGGAGAGCAGCTGGTATGTTGGCAGGCCGGCACTACACCCTGGCCCATCTTCCCAGTCATCTCCCTCTACCTGATGagtgaaaaccaaaaccaatCCTTTAGAATCTCCATCCTACCGCAG CAATACCTGAGGCCAGTGGAGGAGGTGGCCTCCGCCCAGGAGGACTGCTATAAGTTCGCTGTGTCCCAGTCTAGCACCGGTACCGTGATGGGAGCCGTCATCATGGAAGGCTTCTATGTGGTCTTCGACCGTGAAAAGAAGCGCATCGGCTTTGCTGTTAGCACCTGCCATG TGCATGATGAGTTTCGTACAGCCTCAGTGGAGGGTCCGTTCCATGGTGTCGACCTTGAGGACTGTGGCTACAACATCCCTCAGACGGACGAGTCCACTCTTATGACCATCGCCTACATCATGGCGGGAATCTGCGCTCTCTTCATGCTGCCGCTGTGTCTCATGGTGTGCCAGTGGCGCTTCACGCGCTGCCTCCACCCACACGGGGACTTTGCTGATGACATATCACTCCTTAAGTGA
- the LOC139200024 gene encoding T-box transcription factor TBX1-like has product MHFHPDSPACGAQWMKQTVSFDTLKLTNNLLDNNGHIILNSMHRYQPRFHVVYADPAPNSHLNAYRNFISFSFPETRFLAVTAYQNHRITQLKIASNPFAKGFRTSDPQGVGSNSGLLAVQCPAEPFTTKSGEQRSLGSKTSSRQEVRAPLLVEQCGFLHHCKEYVGLTMERTGGDDILAPASFLPFPSSWDCPGSSEERHNLS; this is encoded by the exons ATGCATTTCCACCCCGACTCGCCTGCCTGTGGAGCCCAGTGGATGAAGCAGACAGTATCCTTCGACACTCTCAAGCTCACCAACAACCTGCTGGACAACAACGGACAT ATAATTCTGAACTCCATGCATCGCTACCAGCCACGCTTCCATGTGGTGTATGCAGATCCAGCTCCAAACAGTCACTTAAATGCATACAGAAACTTCATCTCTTTTTCCTTCCCCGAGACACGCTTTCTGGCCGTCACTGCCTATCAGAACCATCGG atcaCCCAGCTAAAAATTGCCAGCAATCCATTTGCTAAAGGCTTCAGGACTTCAGACCCACAGGG ggTGGGCAGTAATTCTGGACTCCTGGCAGTGCAGTGTCCAGCTGAGCCCTTCACCACCAAATCTGGAGAGCAGAGAAGCTTGGGCTCAAAGACTTCAAGCA GACAGGAGGTCAGAGCCCCATTGTTGGTGGAACAGTGTGGTTTTCTCCATCACTGTAAAGAATATGTGGGACTCACCATGGAGAGGACAGGTGGGGATGATATATTAGCACCtgcttccttcctcccttttccttccAGCTGGGACTGTCCAGGATCATCTGAAGAGAGACACAATCTGTCATAG